The sequence aatatttttaagggaaaattgcaaatttagtcctgtatgtttgtcactttgcgattttggtcctttatgtttttacatttcagttttagtcctgtatgtttcgatttttggcaatttcggtcctttttcttcgaaaatgctgacgtggcactgtacacgtcagctccacatcagcattgaattggtgccacgtcagcgccacatcggaaaaaggactaaaattgccaaaaaaataaagatagcggactaaaactgcaatctgaaaatataaaggaccaaaatcgcaaagtgacaaacatacaggaccaaaaaagcaattttccctatttttaatttatatcaaCGTGCACACATTCgttttactagtatatataaatagCTGCAAAATTTGCAGCATCCTCTCTAAGCGGATGCAGCGGATGCTGCAATCTAATGCAGCGCAAGCATTAGGGGTGCCGTTTTATCATTTATGGAAGTTTTGCCACCTATATATTACGTTGCCTTATTTTTgtcatttatttcatttttaaaattatttatagaATTTTCACTTATCAAGCTGATTCCGAAAGGTGTAAAAGGAAAAGATTCTCAAAATCCAATATTTCCTGAACGACAACTTCTACTACGTACATACAGGAAATGTAACTCCAGTTCAGCAACTCTCGCAAGAAAATAAATATCCAATCTTCACAAGTTCAGATCACAAAACCCATATCAGACATGAAGCATCATGCAAAGGGAACAAAAAAAAAGCAAGAAAAATTCGATCTTGATGGGTTCAGTTGCCTACCCGACTGCATTCTGAGTCATATACTCTCTTTTCTTGACACAAAGTCCGCCATTAGAACATCAATTCTGTCCAAACGCTTTAAACTAGCTTGGACCCTTATACCATGTCTCCATTTTGAGTTTTCCCACGTTATAATGACAGAATTGGAGCAAGCCATGAGTACTGCTGAATCTTTCAAGTCATGTGTTTATAATGTGTTGCAACAAAGGGAACACACAACCCTCACAAAGTTTCAACTTTCTTTACCTGATCAGGATGCGGGATCCAAGCTCATCGAGGACTGTGCTTTTTACGCGGCGCAACACAACGTGCAGGACCTAAAAATCCATGGATTCACAGAACTCGAGCCAGCCAAGTTGCCAAGATCGTTGCTTACCTCCACTTCATTGATAAGTTTACACCTGCACAATGCCTACGGACGTGGTATGGAGCTGCCTAAATCTGTTATTTTGCCCAACCTGAAGGTCCTGCGCCTCGAAAAATTCGAGTTCTCCGATAAGAAATACGACGGGTGGTTATCGACTGGGTGCCCAAATCTTGAAACTTTGGTTCTGAGCAAGTGTTGGATCAACCCCGGGGATAAGTTGGCGGATTTAGATTTGAATTCGCCGAATCTCAAGAATCTGGAGATCGAGTATTGGAGTTGTGTTTGGGATTGTTTGGATGGTTGTATGATCGATGTGATGGCTCCTAGGCTTAGTTTTTTCAAGTTTGTGGGTCATCTTGTGAGAGTGAATTTTAAGGGGGGTTTGGCTTGTTTGGATGAATTGTGCATCGACTTGTTCTGCCCTTCTTTGCACCTTTGTACGGTGGTACATGAATGCCGAGAGCTAAACGGGGAATTTTTAGATCATCTTTTCCAACAAATATGTGTAGTTAAATGCCTCTTTCTCTCGCCTAACACAATTGAGGTATGTTCATTGACGAATTCGGGATTGAATATGCCATTTGATACGATTAATGTTTGATATATTATCCTTTTTAAACCTTTCTTTGCTATTTTAATTAGATTATATCGAGAATGCCTGAGTTCGGACAAGTCTTGTCGGATGCTATGTCAATGAACACAATCACTTATGTAAGACGATGTgactcgatttttttttttatcgaagGTATTAATTTTCATTGTAGACGTGTATGTCCAAAATTATTCACAATACTAGTGGAAGTTTCATATTAACTtctcataatatatataatcaatataAAAAAGTGAGTGGagctaaaacaaaataaatctacaTCTGAATCTCAAATTATATACATGCTATTAATAACTTATAATTAtaaaagtaatatatatatatatatatatatatatatatatatgagaattAACTAATTAATAACAAATACTTACCTCATATTTATTTGTCAATCTATTAAAgtacaaaattaaaattgaatatatatatatatatatatgagaattAACTAATTAATAACAAATACTTACCTCATATTTATTTGTCAATCTATTAAAgtacaaaattaaaattgaaaattcaACACTAACGTAGATAATTtataaaacaaatatatatattactaaatTGATCTTCAGCTAGCTTTTGATTTCTTGGGCCTTCCATCATGTTATAGTCTAACATTAAGAAAGGAAATCCACAAGTTCCGGAACATTAAACGATTTGGTAGAAGCGAGTGGAATAGGTTGTTCGTGAAAGATCTTTAACATCTTTGAATCTTGTTCAAAGAGGTCTCGGAATATTAAAGACATGATCACTAGCTAGTGTTTAGATAAATATCTAAAATGACTAGAAACTTGACTAGAATCATGTATATGTAAAACAATAGAGTAGAACACTCTATAATATTTCTTACTAGTACATAAATATAGAATACTCGAGAAACTTAGCTGAGTAACATAAATAGGTTTAGATACTTCATTTGTAAATAGTCACCCAAGTTTCTCATGTTACAGTAACAACACATTTGTTCTCCAAACCTCTCTTGATTTCTCTTTTGTTCTTGTTTAATTTGGTTAAAACTTAAATTTACTTAAACATCTTTTGGAGAATATTATGCACGGTGCTCGAATCTAAAGAATTGTCACGTGACAAATGACTCTGGAAAAAGGTATAGATTCTAAGACAAACaagaaaatataaatttcaagtttttgttttaatttgtcTCTGAAAATCTCTATGTTTCATTGAAATTTCTTGAGTGTGTCAATATTGCCGATCTTTTGTCAACATCAGTTTGTATTTTGGTTGATAGcgatttggaaaaaaaatagatTCTTAGAGTAATAAGAGAAAtccaaatttcaattttttgttcTTTGTCTCTGAAAATTCTCTTTTTTCATTGAAATTTTTTGAGCGTATCATTATTGTTCTTTTGTTAATATCTATTTGTATCTTGATTGATAGTGATTTGGGTATGAGGCTATACGTAATACAATAATGCAACAACTACAATAAGAGGACTTTGAAGTTTTagaatttgattcttaactAGATTTTTATCTCATGTCCATTAACCAAAAATGGTAAATTCTTGTGGACAAATATCTCAAATCAAGTGATtcattttatttgagaaaagatTCATGAACGTGCTACTCCTCATGTTTCCACTTAGGGATGCAATGAGGCGAACCGAGGATTGGGATATCTTTCTTATCCCCGTCTTCGAATctaaaatacatcatcatcCTCATCCTCATCCCCTCCCCATTCTCCATTTTTCTTATATATCGGAATTCCATGTCCTCATCCCCTTGTGGATCAAATTCTCATTCGCGCCAAATAAAGGTTTCGAAAACCCCATTTTTGAACCCGTGAATAATAAACCCATCATAGTTAATGATAATGATGAAGACCAGATTTATCATCCTCATACTCGCATTCCTGATCAGGCGAGGATTAAATCATTTTCGCATCATTGCTTCAAATATTGGTTgagttaataaaaaaaattcttcaaatttactttaaaaaatattgatataagaatccaattatataaataaatattaatattatttaaacaCATAAACATTGGTAATACATCTATTATAAccaactttcaattaattgatgaagtttgagataaaattacaattatatcctaacttaatttccaaaaaaatcaaaattattagacaaattagtcattttatatggtCACCTCTTTTTTTTGCCAGTAGATTTTATCTTATTTACCAAAATGACAATCGTTatctttgttttgtattttaaaattttcaggtTAGATAGTTATCACTCTgaaaacttttgaatatataatCCATCATGTGAGttctaaaaataacatgaaattaattaatataaaaaaaattatgtatatacGCATCGCGTGCAAGAGACACTAGTAGtttaataaacaaaaatatgaaATCACATCATTATAATTAGGACAATGGGTTGAATCGAGAACACGATTTTCAGTTAtgaattttagtttctttttgtTAATTGTTAGAAAAGGCGTCATCAAcactattattattgttgttgttattattatgatgattattattaataataatatcatattattAGGGAGTTCGGGGTAAATTCGAGGATGGGGATAACATTCCCATTACATATCTCCAATTTGATTCGAGAATTTTTCAAATCTCAAATCCGAACTCATACCCAAAAATTATCCCTGAACCCACCTCGTTTTGGGTTCTTGCGAGGCCCCGAACCTGTAGAAAAAATTGTCATCTCTTAGGTTCGAGGATGGAGATAAAATATCCATTATGATCTTCAATTTGATTCGGAGATTTTTCAAATCTCCAAACCCGAAACCTTATCCCCGAACCCGCCCTGTTTAGGGTTTTTCTCATAGGGCCCCTACCCGTGGGGAAAATTATCATATCTATTTCCACTCATTGTAAGTTAGGGGTTTTCACGGATCGATTAACCGTCAAAAATCGAACCGTAATTCGTTTCTGTTTTTGGTTTTTTGGATTTTaggtttttcggttcggttcgggtTTTTTTCCTGGTTAACCAAACCCAACGAAAAaccatttttttcctttttattttttttatcatttttcatttaaatcgttttttattttttattaataaaataaataataataaatataaaaaataattaaaaaatagaattttgggTAAAACCAAAAATTGAACCGTTAAATTTGGTTCGGATTTCGGACGAACCGACCAAATTTTAGGTTCGGTCAAAATGGACAGCCCTATAATGTAAGTCCACAAATATCTTAACCAAGGCTTTGAGTTTGAATCAGCATCACTTTCTTATGTCCAAGCTTGGTATGATCAATATACTTGCAGCTTGAGGGGTATGTTGTTTTATCTATGAAAATTTGGTCAATTAATGAAATTTCGTGAGTGTTTTATTGAAATTTCTTGAGTGTGGTTTGTTTTTTGGTCCcttataaattaagtttatgTTTTGGTTGATAGTTATTTGGGATCGAGACTACGGTTGAAACTAGAGAAAGATGACTTTGAAGTtttagaattcgatttctcattggaagaatttgatttatacaacgctTTGTACAAATCCATTCCAATCAACCCTTGAAAGGAACTCCAAATCAAACTCTGTTCGAGTTACAGAAGGAATTCACAAGAATGTGCTTCGAAAACTTGATCTGGGAAGCTAAAAatagctttgatctggatcATCTGATGTGATATGTATTGCTTTGAACTCAATCGATCTTAATATGCTATCTAACTCAGAGCTTCGAAACTTTTGATCTTGTAATCTGAGTTTCTGAGTTAGAGTATAGAGTGAAGACTTTTTGACTTTTCGGATGAGTCGATATGAAATCTTGAATTCGTGGTTTTGTATGTTGTTCACTCTTGCTTCACCTTTTGAATCTTCATCATCATCGCATATTTATATCTTTCAAAACTAGCCAGTGAGCCGCCAACATTTTTTGAGAATAAGCCGCCAACATATCTCATAAATTGGCTCACAAATCTTGAATTTAAGAAAACCTTGCCAACGttcaaattttcaataaatGACTGTCTTTTAACTCAACAACCTTTTGAAAAATAGCGGCAACTGATGCTTTCATCCGATTGTTTGATCTGATCTGGCTGAAGACGTTCGAGCTTGATATGGGTGATGAGTAAATTTTTGATCTTGGCCGAATATATTTTAGCCAAGTAAGATTTGAACTCGATCTGGCAGAAGGCATGAGAATTTGATCGATCTGGGTTGTTCTTCTAGAGGATGACCATTTGATCTGTTAAAATAAAGATTGCGAGTTTACGTAGATCAAATGCTTGTTTTATCCGGACTGGTCCAATTTTACCGAAAACTTGATCTGGAGATTAGTGAAGATCAATTTTGTTACATTCGATCTGTATAAGTTCATTGATTTGTTTGATCTGAAATCCAAATTCCGTTTGTCATTAATGATCTTATTAATTtagtacttgattttgtttGATTTGTTTTTATTCACCAAAACTTTTGATTTAATCACCAACACAGTTTTCTATCCCAAGTTCGCGAGCAAAAAACTATGT comes from Henckelia pumila isolate YLH828 chromosome 4, ASM3356847v2, whole genome shotgun sequence and encodes:
- the LOC140861846 gene encoding F-box/LRR-repeat protein 25-like, with the protein product MKHHAKGTKKKQEKFDLDGFSCLPDCILSHILSFLDTKSAIRTSILSKRFKLAWTLIPCLHFEFSHVIMTELEQAMSTAESFKSCVYNVLQQREHTTLTKFQLSLPDQDAGSKLIEDCAFYAAQHNVQDLKIHGFTELEPAKLPRSLLTSTSLISLHLHNAYGRGMELPKSVILPNLKVLRLEKFEFSDKKYDGWLSTGCPNLETLVLSKCWINPGDKLADLDLNSPNLKNLEIEYWSCVWDCLDGCMIDVMAPRLSFFKFVGHLVRVNFKGGLACLDELCIDLFCPSLHLCTVVHECRELNGEFLDHLFQQICVVKCLFLSPNTIEVCSLTNSGLNMPFDTINV